The proteins below come from a single Egibacteraceae bacterium genomic window:
- a CDS encoding sensor domain-containing diguanylate cyclase: protein MGLVDVLSWVDGAIFCVVGVLAVLRWRRDRTHGTGAIAVAFVLLAVVSLADLATHVVGRASWLQPVTVLAFAGVGYAVLEHRAGLFGLATRWRVAAAVGLSAATAVLLVTGFTRVDARLSSVAALALILVWSTCMLEPAVRLWRAAGSAATIQSAQLRLLSGSYLALAALVLAGMGLASRGGVTGPSHALFEVAAAVTAAVLYLSLHAPRPLRAYWLRRQSHRLGHRLHPLPCWYVDVDSGAEWWSPSLRALLGLGQEDTADAQRFLALVHDDDRQAVQRAFADQLTGELTGQAAEIQYRIRRAGDGELRWVKATAEVLTDLEGGRALGLYGTLTDITSFKRVEAHLQQALEAAQRATGELSVLKDRFEYQSLHDSLTGLANRSLLGAQLDQAWAWHRRHGDGLVVLAIDLDGFKSVNDRDGHAAGDRLLIDVAHRLRRCVREADILARSGGDEFTVILPGASLVEAGAVADRMHLALVAPQQGPTPGVAGVSASIGIAQAAHHQSEPDDLLREADIALYAAKAAGKGRSRVYAPGYQRTRG from the coding sequence ATGGGGTTGGTGGACGTGCTGAGCTGGGTGGACGGGGCGATCTTCTGCGTCGTGGGGGTGCTCGCCGTCCTGCGCTGGCGACGGGACCGCACGCACGGGACCGGGGCCATCGCCGTGGCGTTCGTGCTGCTCGCGGTCGTGAGCCTGGCCGACCTGGCCACCCACGTCGTCGGCAGAGCGTCATGGCTGCAACCGGTGACCGTGCTCGCCTTCGCCGGTGTGGGGTACGCGGTGCTGGAGCATCGCGCTGGGCTGTTCGGCCTCGCGACCAGGTGGCGGGTGGCGGCGGCGGTCGGACTCTCGGCGGCGACCGCCGTCCTGCTCGTCACCGGGTTCACCCGGGTGGATGCCCGCCTCTCGAGTGTCGCCGCGCTGGCGCTCATCCTGGTGTGGTCGACGTGCATGCTGGAACCGGCGGTGCGGCTGTGGCGCGCGGCCGGCTCCGCGGCGACGATCCAGAGCGCGCAGCTACGCCTGCTGTCGGGCTCCTACCTCGCCCTGGCGGCACTGGTGCTCGCCGGCATGGGGCTCGCCAGCCGCGGTGGTGTGACGGGCCCGTCGCATGCGCTGTTCGAGGTGGCGGCCGCGGTCACCGCGGCCGTGCTGTACCTGTCGCTGCACGCGCCGCGGCCGCTGCGTGCGTACTGGCTGCGGCGCCAGTCCCACCGGCTCGGCCACCGGCTGCACCCCCTGCCGTGCTGGTACGTCGACGTGGACAGCGGTGCCGAGTGGTGGTCCCCGTCCCTGCGCGCCCTGCTCGGCCTCGGCCAGGAGGACACCGCGGACGCGCAGCGCTTCCTGGCGCTGGTGCACGACGACGACCGGCAGGCGGTGCAGCGGGCCTTCGCGGACCAGCTGACGGGCGAGCTGACGGGCCAGGCGGCGGAGATCCAGTATCGCATCCGACGTGCCGGCGACGGTGAGCTGCGGTGGGTCAAGGCCACGGCCGAGGTCCTGACGGACCTCGAAGGTGGTCGGGCGCTGGGCCTGTACGGCACCCTGACCGACATCACGTCCTTCAAGCGGGTGGAGGCGCACCTCCAACAGGCCCTGGAGGCGGCGCAGCGGGCCACAGGGGAGCTGTCCGTGCTGAAGGATCGGTTCGAGTACCAGTCCCTGCATGATTCGCTCACGGGGCTGGCGAACCGGTCGCTGCTGGGCGCCCAGCTCGACCAGGCCTGGGCCTGGCACCGGCGCCATGGCGACGGCCTGGTCGTGCTCGCGATCGACCTCGACGGCTTCAAGTCCGTCAACGACCGCGACGGCCACGCCGCGGGCGACCGGCTCCTGATCGACGTGGCCCACCGGTTGCGGCGCTGTGTGCGTGAGGCCGACATCCTGGCCCGCTCCGGCGGTGACGAGTTCACGGTCATCCTGCCGGGGGCGAGCCTCGTCGAGGCGGGCGCGGTCGCCGATCGGATGCACCTGGCACTGGTCGCACCCCAGCAGGGACCGACACCCGGCGTGGCGGGGGTGTCCGCCAGCATCGGCATCGCGCAGGCCGCGCACCACCAGTCGGAGCCGGACGACCTGCTGCGGGAGGCGGACATCGCGCTGTACGCCGCCAAGGCCGCCGGCAAGGGACGCAGCCGGGTGTACGCGCCGGGCTACCAGCGCACCCGAGGCTGA